One genomic region from Macaca mulatta isolate MMU2019108-1 chromosome 20, T2T-MMU8v2.0, whole genome shotgun sequence encodes:
- the DYNLRB2 gene encoding dynein light chain roadblock-type 2 isoform X1, whose translation MNEWMNTDREPDPLPSSLPGPTAPGLGEPQAEVEETLKRIQSHKGVIGTMVVNAEGIPIRTTLDNSTTVQYAGLLHHLTMKAKSTVRDIDPQNDLTFLRIRSKKHEIMVAPDKEYLLIVIQNPCE comes from the exons atgaatgaatggatgaacacaGACCGGGAGCCTGACccacttccctcttccctcccggGCCCCACCGCCCCAGGCTTGGGCGAACCTCAG gcagaggtggaagaaaccTTAAAGAGGATCCAGAGCCATAAAGGGGTTATTGGAACTATGGTTGTAAATGCAGAAG GTATTCCCATCCGAACAACCTTGGACAACTCAACAACTGTTCAATATGCAGGCCTTCTTCATCACCTAACAATGAAAGCCAAAAGCACAGTTCGTGATATTGATCCTCAGAACGACCTGACTTTTCTTAGGATCAGATCAAAGAAACATGAAATCATGGTAGCTCCAG ATAAGGAATATCTTCTGATCGTCATTCAGAATCCATGTGAATAG
- the DYNLRB2 gene encoding dynein light chain roadblock-type 2: MAEVEETLKRIQSHKGVIGTMVVNAEGIPIRTTLDNSTTVQYAGLLHHLTMKAKSTVRDIDPQNDLTFLRIRSKKHEIMVAPDKEYLLIVIQNPCE, from the exons ATG gcagaggtggaagaaaccTTAAAGAGGATCCAGAGCCATAAAGGGGTTATTGGAACTATGGTTGTAAATGCAGAAG GTATTCCCATCCGAACAACCTTGGACAACTCAACAACTGTTCAATATGCAGGCCTTCTTCATCACCTAACAATGAAAGCCAAAAGCACAGTTCGTGATATTGATCCTCAGAACGACCTGACTTTTCTTAGGATCAGATCAAAGAAACATGAAATCATGGTAGCTCCAG ATAAGGAATATCTTCTGATCGTCATTCAGAATCCATGTGAATAG